One stretch of Thermococcus sp. 21S9 DNA includes these proteins:
- a CDS encoding RNase J family beta-CASP ribonuclease, translating into MIKVYTISGYEEVGKNMTAVGYSDGRKEEVVIIDMGIMLDRVMIHEDTSIQKFSDKELQKLGAIPDDRILWKSRNKKVVAITLTHGHLDHIGAIAKLAPHYPDTPVYGTPYTIKLAKGEVKSEEYFEVKNPMYETNYGEIVQVSENLAIEFIRMTHSIPQASMVAIHTPEGVVLHTGDFKFDNNNPLGERPDYKRLKELGKEGVKVLIAESTRVAEPTKTPSEAVAQMLLEDFFLYEGMDEKGLIATTFASHIFRLQELIWIASKMGRQAVLVGRSLAKYTGIAKQLGLIKMKGARAVRSPNAVRKVLKEVSQARENYLLIVTGHQGEPGAVLTRMADGELYDIGKDDTVVFSAGTIPNPLNYAQRYKLETKLKMRGVRMIKDLHVSGHASREDHRYLIRLLNPENIVPAHGEFRMLTHYAELAEEEGYMIGRDVFVSRNGYVVEIP; encoded by the coding sequence ATGATAAAGGTCTACACAATCAGCGGTTACGAGGAAGTCGGTAAGAACATGACGGCCGTTGGCTACTCCGACGGCAGGAAGGAGGAAGTCGTGATAATCGACATGGGCATAATGCTCGACAGAGTCATGATTCACGAGGACACGAGCATTCAGAAGTTCTCCGACAAGGAACTCCAGAAGCTCGGCGCGATTCCGGACGATAGAATCCTGTGGAAGAGCCGGAACAAGAAGGTCGTCGCGATTACGCTCACCCACGGCCACCTCGACCACATCGGCGCGATAGCCAAGCTCGCCCCGCACTACCCGGATACACCCGTCTACGGAACACCCTACACGATTAAGCTCGCCAAGGGCGAGGTCAAGAGCGAGGAGTACTTCGAGGTCAAGAACCCGATGTACGAGACGAACTACGGCGAGATAGTCCAGGTGAGCGAGAACCTCGCGATTGAGTTCATTCGCATGACCCACTCGATTCCGCAGGCTTCCATGGTGGCGATACACACACCGGAAGGCGTCGTTCTCCACACCGGTGACTTCAAGTTCGACAACAACAACCCGCTCGGCGAGAGGCCCGACTACAAAAGGCTGAAGGAGCTCGGGAAGGAGGGCGTCAAGGTTCTCATAGCGGAATCAACGCGCGTTGCCGAACCCACGAAGACGCCGAGCGAGGCAGTGGCTCAAATGCTTCTCGAGGACTTCTTCCTCTACGAGGGCATGGACGAGAAGGGATTGATAGCGACGACCTTCGCGAGCCACATCTTCCGCCTTCAGGAGCTCATCTGGATAGCCAGCAAGATGGGCAGGCAGGCGGTTCTCGTTGGTCGCTCCCTCGCGAAGTACACGGGCATAGCGAAACAGCTCGGCCTCATAAAGATGAAGGGAGCAAGGGCCGTCAGGAGCCCCAACGCCGTCAGGAAGGTCCTTAAAGAGGTTTCTCAGGCGAGGGAGAACTATCTACTCATAGTTACCGGCCATCAGGGCGAACCCGGAGCGGTATTGACCAGAATGGCGGACGGCGAGCTCTACGACATCGGAAAGGACGACACCGTCGTCTTTTCAGCTGGAACGATACCGAACCCGCTCAACTACGCCCAGCGCTACAAGCTCGAGACCAAGCTCAAGATGCGTGGCGTGAGAATGATTAAGGACCTCCACGTTTCCGGCCACGCGAGCAGGGAAGACCACCGCTACCTCATAAGGCTCCTCAACCCCGAGAACATCGTCCCGGCCCACGGCGAGTTCAGGATGCTCACCCACTACGCAGAGCTGGCCGAGGAAGAGGGCTACATGATTGGAAGGGACGTCTTCGTGTCAAGGAACGGCTACGTCGTCGAGATTCCGTGA
- a CDS encoding polyprenyl synthetase family protein: MGKYDELFSRVKTKAKVVDEKIFELIPEREPKNLYDAARHYPLAGGKRVRPFVVLRATEAVGGDPEKALYPAAAVEFIHNYSLVHDDIMDMDELRRGRPTVHKVWGVNMAILAGDLLFSKAFEAIARAEVSPEKKARILDVLVKTSNELCEGQALDIEFETRDEVTVDEYLRMISGKTGALFDGSATIGAIVGTDNEEYIRALSKWGRNVGIAFQIWDDVLDLIADEEKLGKPVGSDIRKGKKTLIVSHFFQHASEEDKAEFMKVFGKYAGDAKGDALIHDERVKEEVAKAIELLRKYGSIDYAAQYAKNLVKEANEALKVLPESEARKDLELLAEFLVEREF, encoded by the coding sequence ATGGGGAAGTATGATGAACTCTTTAGCAGGGTTAAAACCAAGGCTAAGGTCGTCGACGAGAAAATCTTCGAGCTCATCCCTGAGAGGGAGCCCAAGAACCTCTACGATGCCGCGCGTCACTATCCGCTCGCAGGTGGCAAAAGGGTTCGCCCTTTCGTCGTTCTCAGAGCAACGGAAGCAGTTGGCGGTGACCCTGAGAAGGCGCTCTATCCAGCGGCCGCGGTGGAGTTCATTCACAACTACTCCCTCGTCCACGACGACATAATGGACATGGACGAGCTGAGGCGCGGAAGGCCGACCGTTCACAAGGTCTGGGGCGTCAACATGGCTATCTTGGCTGGCGATTTGCTGTTTTCAAAGGCCTTCGAAGCGATAGCCAGGGCTGAGGTAAGCCCCGAGAAGAAGGCGAGAATCCTTGATGTTCTCGTGAAGACCTCAAACGAGCTCTGCGAGGGTCAGGCGCTCGACATAGAGTTCGAGACGAGGGACGAGGTAACGGTTGACGAGTACCTCAGGATGATTAGCGGAAAGACGGGGGCGCTCTTCGACGGCTCGGCAACGATAGGCGCAATCGTCGGCACCGACAATGAGGAGTACATCCGGGCCCTCTCGAAGTGGGGAAGGAACGTGGGGATAGCCTTCCAGATATGGGACGACGTGCTCGATTTGATTGCCGACGAGGAGAAGCTTGGAAAGCCCGTCGGAAGCGACATAAGGAAGGGCAAGAAGACGCTCATAGTCAGCCACTTCTTCCAGCACGCGAGCGAGGAGGACAAGGCCGAGTTCATGAAGGTTTTTGGAAAGTACGCCGGCGACGCCAAGGGCGACGCGCTTATCCACGACGAGAGGGTAAAGGAAGAGGTAGCGAAGGCTATCGAACTCCTCAGGAAGTACGGTAGCATAGACTACGCCGCTCAGTACGCCAAGAACCTCGTGAAGGAAGCCAACGAGGCGCTAAAGGTTCTCCCCGAGAGCGAGGCGAGGAAAGACCTTGAACTCCTCGCCGAGTTCCTTGTCGAGAGGGAGTTCTGA
- a CDS encoding class I SAM-dependent methyltransferase gives MLERFRVLRFAPIREGMNVLEVGCGAHALTTVPLAYLVGETGRVVAVDRSRWRFFEEVTSSAGVKHRIIPLKLDARELPFPFRTFDLAVLVHGVRSLKNEETMVKAISEMLRVSERVFIAESLPVANNERQRTHLELYNLREEIFEALFGEKDDLHYPTLEKLIELVEQAGGDVIKRGTFEPELPHYLAYIPREYVEKVEDEEKRAELLRRWGRAYENWKAGAEHPPVGWLIVQKGE, from the coding sequence ATGCTCGAACGCTTCCGCGTCCTCCGCTTCGCGCCTATCCGGGAGGGAATGAACGTCCTTGAAGTGGGATGTGGCGCCCATGCCTTAACCACCGTTCCCCTCGCTTATCTCGTTGGTGAGACCGGCCGTGTCGTTGCGGTTGACCGCTCCCGCTGGCGCTTCTTCGAGGAGGTAACATCATCTGCCGGCGTAAAGCACAGGATAATACCGCTCAAGCTCGACGCACGGGAGTTGCCGTTTCCGTTCAGAACCTTCGACTTGGCGGTTCTCGTTCACGGAGTCAGGAGCCTGAAGAACGAAGAGACGATGGTTAAAGCCATATCAGAGATGCTCCGTGTCTCGGAGCGGGTATTCATCGCGGAGAGCCTTCCAGTGGCGAACAACGAGCGACAGAGGACACACCTCGAGCTCTACAACCTGCGCGAGGAAATCTTTGAGGCGCTGTTCGGCGAGAAGGACGACCTCCACTACCCGACGCTTGAAAAGCTCATCGAACTCGTTGAGCAGGCAGGGGGAGATGTAATCAAGAGAGGGACGTTCGAGCCCGAGTTGCCACACTACCTCGCCTACATTCCCAGGGAGTATGTGGAGAAGGTAGAAGACGAGGAAAAGCGCGCCGAGCTTTTGAGAAGGTGGGGGAGAGCCTATGAAAATTGGAAGGCCGGGGCGGAGCATCCTCCTGTGGGGTGGCTGATTGTACAAAAGGGAGAGTGA
- the leuS gene encoding leucine--tRNA ligase, translating to MKVDFKAIEEKWQKRWLEERVFEPDRNAKPKEKKFYITVAFPYLSGHLHVGHARTYTIPDVIARFKRMQGYNVLFPMAWHITGAPIVGIAERIKNRDPKTIHIYRDVYKVPEEILWKFEDPKEIVKYFMKAAKETFIRAGFSVDWTREFHTTSLFPPFSKFIEWQFWTLKDMGLVVKGAHRVRWDPVVGTPLGDHDIMEGEDVQILEYVIIKFILEENGEKIYLPAATLRPETVYGVTNMWLNPNATYVKAKVRRGDREETWIISKEAAYKLSFQDREIEVIEEFKGEKLIGKYVKNPVTGDEVIILPAEFVDPDNATGVVMSVPAHAPFDHIALEDLKKETELLLKFDIDPRVLEDITYISLIELEGYGEFPAVEEVERLGVKSQKDKEKLEEATKNIYKAEYHKGRFKIEPYKGKPVQEVKDLIAKELMEKGIAEIMYEFAEKPVISRFGNQAVIKIIHDQWFIDYGNPEWKEKAREALANMTIYPESRRAQFEAVIDWLDKKACARKVGLGTPLPWDPEWVIESLSDSTIYMAYYTISRHINKLREEGRLDPEKLTREFFDYIFREDFSEEREKELEEKTGIPAETTHEMKEEFEYWYPLDWRCSAKDLIPNHLTFFIFNHTAIFRREHWPKGIAVNGFGTLEGQKMSKSKGNVLNFIDAIEENGADVVRLYIMGLAEHDSDFDWRRKEVGKLRRQVERFYELISEFSSYEAEEAELKNIDRWMLHRLNKAIEGTTKALEEFRTRTAVQWAFYTVLNDLRWYMRRTEGRDDKAKRYVLRKLAEIWVRLMAPFTPHISEELWEKLGGEGFVSLAPWPEPVPEWWDETVEAEEEFVKAFIEDVKEIIRVAKIENPSRVYVYTAPEWKWRVVEVVAEKRDFKSAMGELMKDPEMRKHGKAVSKLIQRLIKERAFEVKRIDEEKALREAKDFIEKELGVELIINPDEDKGGKKKQAMPLKPAVYVE from the coding sequence ATGAAAGTTGACTTCAAGGCCATTGAGGAGAAGTGGCAGAAGCGCTGGCTTGAGGAGAGAGTTTTCGAACCCGACAGAAACGCGAAGCCCAAGGAGAAGAAGTTCTACATAACGGTCGCCTTCCCGTACCTTTCCGGCCACCTCCACGTCGGCCACGCGAGAACCTACACGATTCCCGACGTCATAGCTCGCTTTAAGCGCATGCAGGGCTACAACGTGCTCTTTCCGATGGCGTGGCACATCACCGGCGCGCCGATAGTCGGAATCGCCGAGCGTATAAAGAACCGCGACCCCAAGACGATACACATCTACCGCGACGTCTACAAGGTGCCCGAGGAGATACTCTGGAAGTTCGAGGACCCCAAGGAAATCGTCAAGTACTTCATGAAGGCCGCGAAGGAGACCTTCATAAGGGCCGGCTTCAGCGTGGACTGGACAAGGGAATTCCACACCACCTCTCTGTTCCCGCCCTTCAGCAAGTTCATAGAGTGGCAGTTCTGGACGCTCAAGGACATGGGACTGGTGGTTAAGGGCGCGCATCGCGTCCGCTGGGACCCGGTAGTCGGAACTCCCCTCGGCGACCACGACATAATGGAAGGTGAAGACGTTCAGATTCTCGAATACGTGATAATCAAGTTCATCCTCGAGGAGAACGGTGAGAAAATCTACCTCCCGGCCGCGACGCTCAGACCGGAGACCGTCTATGGAGTAACCAACATGTGGCTCAACCCCAACGCCACCTACGTCAAAGCCAAAGTCAGGCGCGGTGACAGGGAAGAGACCTGGATAATCAGCAAGGAAGCGGCCTACAAGCTCTCATTCCAGGACAGAGAGATAGAGGTCATCGAGGAGTTCAAGGGCGAGAAGCTCATAGGAAAATACGTAAAGAACCCGGTAACGGGCGACGAGGTCATCATTCTGCCGGCGGAGTTCGTTGACCCGGACAACGCGACTGGAGTAGTAATGAGCGTTCCAGCGCATGCCCCCTTCGACCACATAGCCCTCGAAGACCTCAAGAAGGAAACCGAACTGCTCCTCAAGTTCGACATAGACCCGCGCGTCTTGGAGGACATCACCTACATCTCGCTGATAGAGCTTGAGGGCTACGGCGAGTTCCCGGCCGTTGAGGAAGTCGAGAGGCTCGGCGTGAAGAGCCAGAAGGACAAAGAAAAGCTCGAGGAAGCGACGAAGAACATCTACAAGGCCGAGTACCACAAGGGGCGCTTCAAGATTGAGCCTTACAAAGGCAAGCCAGTTCAGGAGGTAAAGGACCTCATAGCCAAGGAGCTGATGGAGAAGGGCATTGCCGAGATAATGTACGAGTTCGCGGAGAAGCCCGTCATCTCGCGCTTCGGCAACCAGGCCGTCATCAAGATAATCCACGACCAGTGGTTCATAGACTACGGAAACCCCGAGTGGAAAGAGAAGGCGAGAGAAGCTTTGGCAAACATGACGATTTACCCCGAGAGCAGGCGCGCGCAGTTCGAGGCGGTTATAGACTGGCTCGACAAGAAGGCCTGTGCCAGAAAGGTCGGCCTCGGAACGCCCCTGCCCTGGGACCCGGAGTGGGTCATCGAGAGCCTGAGCGACTCAACCATCTACATGGCCTACTACACGATAAGCAGGCACATAAACAAGCTCCGCGAGGAGGGCAGACTCGACCCCGAGAAGCTCACGAGGGAGTTCTTCGACTACATCTTCCGCGAGGACTTCAGCGAGGAGCGCGAGAAGGAGCTTGAGGAGAAGACCGGAATCCCGGCGGAGACAACCCACGAGATGAAGGAGGAGTTCGAGTACTGGTACCCGCTCGACTGGCGCTGTTCAGCTAAGGACCTCATTCCGAACCACCTGACGTTCTTCATATTCAACCACACGGCTATATTCAGGCGCGAGCACTGGCCGAAGGGAATCGCTGTAAACGGCTTCGGAACGCTCGAGGGCCAGAAGATGAGCAAGAGCAAGGGCAACGTGCTGAACTTCATAGATGCCATAGAGGAGAATGGGGCAGACGTCGTCAGGCTCTACATAATGGGTCTCGCCGAGCACGACAGCGACTTCGACTGGCGCAGGAAGGAGGTCGGAAAGCTCCGCAGGCAGGTCGAGCGCTTCTACGAGCTGATAAGCGAGTTCTCAAGCTACGAGGCCGAGGAAGCCGAGCTCAAGAACATCGACCGCTGGATGCTCCACCGCCTTAACAAGGCCATCGAGGGAACCACCAAAGCCCTTGAGGAGTTCAGGACGAGGACGGCAGTTCAGTGGGCGTTCTACACCGTTCTAAACGACCTGCGCTGGTACATGCGCAGAACCGAGGGAAGGGACGACAAGGCCAAGCGCTACGTGCTGAGAAAGCTCGCGGAAATCTGGGTCAGGCTCATGGCGCCGTTCACGCCACACATCAGCGAAGAACTCTGGGAGAAGCTTGGAGGAGAGGGCTTCGTCAGCCTCGCCCCCTGGCCCGAGCCCGTCCCCGAGTGGTGGGACGAGACGGTAGAGGCGGAAGAGGAGTTCGTTAAGGCCTTCATCGAGGACGTCAAGGAGATAATCCGCGTTGCGAAGATAGAGAACCCAAGCAGGGTCTACGTCTACACTGCCCCAGAGTGGAAGTGGAGGGTCGTTGAGGTCGTCGCCGAGAAGAGGGACTTCAAGTCGGCGATGGGGGAGCTGATGAAGGACCCGGAGATGAGGAAGCACGGCAAGGCGGTCAGCAAGCTGATACAGCGCCTTATAAAGGAGCGGGCCTTCGAGGTCAAGAGGATAGACGAGGAGAAAGCTTTGAGGGAAGCGAAGGATTTCATAGAGAAGGAACTTGGCGTCGAGCTGATAATCAACCCCGATGAAGATAAGGGAGGAAAGAAGAAGCAGGCGATGCCGTTGAAACCGGCGGTTTATGTTGAGTGA
- a CDS encoding DUF835 domain-containing protein, whose translation MPQVVEIESVMLAVSLVTSGYLLIRALRERSLALFSASLGWAFLFVHVFIRLFVDQAVAEAFLYFFALGVSLYVVLLIKEMHPTKTYLFAFYMLTPISHVIYRFLEVFGYSIPKGIGGIANDSGIMLLVTAYIAYRAFRRPLLSISVVPVAVVFLAYKALRGTLLGLGLMTLGALVFSIATIRVTSMGLFKGGSVPEVDVTGLVIVDSRKLKSLFEKYMDSPVLLITREEGEFPENWSVFRISAVPFENSIPPTALERLRHIIVQYLVEAEKSGGRGLVIIDCLDFLFLYNDKLTVLKFLGDVRDHAIVHEGVVFVAVGDSIDAHTRRLIEKLSDGKV comes from the coding sequence ATGCCTCAGGTCGTGGAAATTGAGTCAGTAATGCTCGCGGTCAGCCTTGTGACGTCTGGATACCTGCTCATCCGGGCACTGCGTGAGAGGTCGCTTGCGCTATTCTCTGCATCGTTGGGCTGGGCTTTTCTCTTCGTCCACGTTTTCATCAGGCTCTTCGTTGACCAGGCCGTTGCCGAGGCGTTTCTGTACTTCTTCGCCCTTGGAGTTTCCCTGTACGTTGTTCTCCTCATAAAGGAGATGCACCCGACCAAAACTTACCTCTTCGCCTTCTACATGCTGACCCCGATATCTCACGTTATCTACCGCTTCCTGGAGGTCTTTGGATACTCCATACCCAAGGGGATTGGTGGCATCGCCAACGACTCGGGCATTATGTTACTCGTCACCGCTTACATCGCCTACCGCGCCTTCCGCAGGCCCCTTCTCTCAATCTCGGTCGTTCCCGTTGCGGTCGTCTTTCTAGCCTATAAGGCACTTCGCGGAACCCTCCTGGGGCTCGGGCTGATGACCCTCGGGGCGCTCGTGTTCTCGATAGCAACAATCCGGGTTACGAGCATGGGGCTCTTCAAAGGTGGAAGCGTTCCCGAGGTGGACGTCACGGGGCTCGTCATAGTTGACAGTCGGAAGCTTAAATCCCTCTTCGAGAAGTACATGGATTCTCCCGTTCTGCTCATAACAAGGGAGGAGGGAGAGTTCCCCGAGAACTGGTCAGTCTTCCGGATTTCCGCGGTTCCCTTCGAGAATTCCATCCCCCCTACAGCGCTTGAGAGGCTGAGGCATATCATAGTCCAGTACCTGGTTGAGGCTGAGAAGAGTGGTGGGAGGGGCCTTGTAATTATCGACTGCCTTGATTTCCTGTTCCTTTACAATGATAAGCTTACGGTCCTAAAGTTCCTTGGGGATGTGCGGGACCATGCGATAGTGCATGAGGGTGTTGTATTCGTTGCCGTCGGCGACTCAATTGACGCCCACACGAGACGCCTTATCGAAAAGTTGAGTGATGGGAAGGTTTAG
- a CDS encoding Xaa-Pro peptidase family protein, whose amino-acid sequence MRIEKLAKLMKERGFDGALVSPGSNFYYLTGIRIHEAGERPTILALNADGEFHLLVPSLYENVLSDVPVTFWRDGENPYAKLATIAHELGISDGKILIENTMRADWLIEIGRTVRMRPYPLGIVIRELRMRKDPEEIRLMEKAAKVVDEVFEEILSWDLVGMTERELALKIELAIRERSDGISFEPIVASGENGANPHHEPGNRKLRKGEVVILDYGARWKGYCSDITRTIALGEPDERLVKIYEIVWEAQERAFQAVREGVKAKEIDGTARRTIEEAGYGEYFTHRTGHGLGLDVHEEPYIGPDGEVVLENGMTFTIEPGIYVPGLGGVRIEDDVVVEGRGRRLTGARRDLIVL is encoded by the coding sequence ATGAGAATCGAAAAGCTCGCGAAGCTGATGAAGGAGAGGGGATTCGATGGAGCGCTCGTCAGTCCGGGCTCAAACTTCTACTACTTAACTGGCATAAGAATCCACGAGGCAGGGGAGAGACCAACGATTCTGGCTTTAAACGCCGACGGAGAGTTTCACCTCCTCGTTCCGAGCCTCTACGAGAATGTCCTGAGTGACGTGCCCGTTACCTTCTGGCGCGACGGCGAGAACCCCTACGCAAAACTCGCAACGATTGCCCACGAGCTCGGTATAAGCGACGGCAAAATCCTTATCGAGAACACCATGCGCGCGGACTGGCTCATCGAGATTGGCAGGACGGTAAGGATGAGGCCCTATCCCCTGGGCATCGTTATTAGGGAGCTCAGGATGAGGAAGGACCCAGAGGAGATAAGGCTCATGGAGAAAGCGGCGAAGGTCGTTGATGAGGTCTTCGAAGAAATCCTGAGCTGGGATTTGGTCGGGATGACCGAGAGGGAGCTGGCTTTGAAGATAGAGCTCGCGATAAGGGAGCGCTCGGATGGGATTTCCTTCGAGCCGATAGTCGCTTCCGGTGAGAACGGGGCGAATCCACACCACGAGCCAGGCAACAGGAAGCTGAGGAAGGGTGAGGTGGTGATACTCGACTACGGGGCGAGGTGGAAGGGCTACTGCTCCGACATAACGAGGACGATAGCCCTCGGAGAGCCCGACGAGAGACTCGTGAAGATTTATGAAATCGTTTGGGAGGCGCAGGAGAGGGCCTTTCAGGCCGTTCGGGAGGGCGTGAAGGCTAAGGAAATCGACGGAACCGCGAGGAGAACCATAGAAGAGGCCGGTTATGGGGAGTACTTCACCCACAGAACCGGCCACGGGTTGGGCCTGGATGTCCATGAGGAACCCTACATTGGACCCGACGGAGAGGTCGTCCTCGAGAACGGCATGACCTTCACGATAGAGCCCGGAATCTACGTCCCTGGGCTCGGAGGGGTGAGAATAGAGGACGACGTCGTCGTGGAGGGAAGGGGAAGAAGGTTAACAGGCGCAAGGCGAGACTTAATCGTCCTCTAA
- a CDS encoding phosphatase PAP2 family protein, which produces MTGKRLRLILLFLVVYLSWDAYALVYPFIGRWSADVTRSLLQLPLTSYRFEYSLVSWTVSHRFLHAFMRAVYRAGFAGSFWLPALYLTFTDPERAKRLAFRFALGFGILALSFLILHVHAPHVVYDLPGRYAPNDWTARPEFVLPSPHCTLAFIGLLSVLEVKRKENIPLAVFLALVPISTVLLGEHWVWDAVAGFLVALVAVGLEKRV; this is translated from the coding sequence ATGACGGGAAAACGGTTGAGGCTCATCCTCCTCTTCCTCGTGGTTTACCTCTCCTGGGACGCCTATGCCCTGGTCTATCCATTCATCGGGCGCTGGAGCGCCGACGTTACCCGTTCCCTCCTTCAATTGCCCTTAACATCTTACCGCTTCGAGTATTCCCTCGTGAGCTGGACGGTCTCCCACCGCTTCCTTCACGCATTCATGAGAGCGGTTTATAGGGCCGGATTCGCGGGTAGCTTCTGGCTCCCGGCGCTCTACCTAACCTTCACCGACCCAGAGCGGGCAAAGAGACTCGCCTTCAGGTTCGCCCTCGGCTTTGGAATCCTGGCCCTGTCCTTTCTGATATTGCACGTCCACGCGCCCCACGTGGTCTACGACCTCCCTGGGCGCTACGCGCCCAACGACTGGACCGCTCGGCCCGAGTTCGTTCTCCCATCTCCTCACTGTACGCTGGCCTTCATCGGCCTGCTCTCGGTTCTGGAAGTTAAGAGGAAGGAAAACATCCCGCTTGCAGTTTTCCTCGCGCTCGTCCCAATCTCGACGGTTCTCCTCGGTGAACACTGGGTCTGGGACGCGGTGGCGGGCTTTCTCGTGGCGCTCGTCGCGGTGGGGCTTGAGAAAAGGGTTTAA
- a CDS encoding 50S ribosomal protein L15e, with amino-acid sequence MGMYKYIREAWKSPKKSYVGELLKKRMIKWRREPVVVRVERPTRLDRARSLGYQAKQGYVVVRVRVRRGGRKRPRWKGGRKPSKMGMVKYSPKKSLQWIAEEKAARKFPNLEVLNSYWVGEDGMYKWFEVIMVDPHHPVIKSDPKIAWIALKPHKGRVFRGLTSAGKKGRGLRNKGKGAEKVRPSVRANKGKTK; translated from the coding sequence ATGGGAATGTACAAGTACATAAGGGAAGCCTGGAAGAGCCCCAAGAAGAGCTACGTGGGAGAGCTCCTCAAGAAGAGAATGATAAAGTGGAGGAGAGAGCCGGTCGTCGTTCGCGTTGAGAGGCCGACGAGGCTCGACCGTGCTCGCTCGCTCGGCTACCAGGCCAAGCAGGGCTACGTCGTCGTTCGCGTTAGGGTCAGGCGCGGTGGAAGGAAGAGGCCCAGGTGGAAGGGCGGAAGGAAGCCGAGCAAGATGGGTATGGTCAAGTACTCACCGAAGAAGAGCCTCCAGTGGATAGCCGAGGAGAAGGCCGCGAGAAAGTTCCCGAACCTTGAGGTCCTCAACTCCTACTGGGTCGGCGAGGACGGAATGTACAAGTGGTTCGAGGTCATAATGGTCGACCCGCACCACCCTGTCATAAAGAGCGACCCGAAGATAGCCTGGATAGCCCTCAAGCCCCACAAGGGTCGCGTCTTCCGCGGTCTCACGAGCGCCGGCAAGAAGGGCCGCGGCCTGAGGAACAAGGGCAAGGGCGCTGAGAAAGTCAGGCCCAGCGTGAGGGCCAACAAGGGCAAGACCAAGTGA
- a CDS encoding RNA-binding protein: MTLRAHHVRLTTFIHATEDEDKVLEAIGTFIPEEIDDEDVHFDIEETTGFFGNPIKVVNVEIKRSRAVRTFLKHFKGLLDENARRYILENLDEKVDDEGTLYVRFNKQKAYLGEVEVDEGADVIQVRIKVKAFPMRKETVVKAVREWLEEKE; the protein is encoded by the coding sequence ATGACGCTCAGGGCGCACCACGTCAGGCTTACAACCTTCATTCACGCGACCGAGGACGAGGACAAGGTCTTAGAGGCGATAGGAACCTTCATTCCCGAGGAGATAGACGACGAGGACGTTCACTTTGATATCGAGGAAACCACTGGCTTCTTCGGCAACCCGATTAAGGTCGTCAACGTCGAGATAAAGAGGAGCCGGGCAGTGAGAACTTTTCTCAAGCACTTCAAAGGGCTCCTCGACGAGAACGCGAGGCGCTATATCCTTGAGAACCTCGACGAGAAGGTCGACGACGAGGGAACGCTCTACGTCCGCTTCAACAAGCAGAAGGCTTACCTCGGTGAGGTCGAGGTTGACGAGGGAGCCGACGTAATACAGGTTAGAATTAAGGTCAAGGCCTTCCCGATGAGAAAGGAGACCGTCGTGAAGGCAGTGAGGGAGTGGCTGGAGGAGAAGGAATGA
- a CDS encoding Ribonuclease P protein component 3, producing MSGRDYFVEMDVRSAEAYELANEWFDEVVFTKKLVLDNEPDWDSLKEELRELRRTYGKVAVLLVTRKPSLIRAFKARNLRALLYVQGGDMRVNRMAIEAKVDALISPWLGRKDYGFDHTLAGMAGRRGVAIGFSLSPLLRANPYERALTLRFMAKVWELVRKYRVPRFITSSAESKWEVRSPRDLMSLGINIGMEIPEARASLNFHPRRILGKLE from the coding sequence ATGAGCGGGAGGGACTACTTCGTCGAGATGGACGTCAGGAGCGCGGAGGCCTACGAGTTAGCTAATGAGTGGTTCGACGAAGTAGTCTTCACCAAAAAGCTCGTTCTCGACAATGAGCCGGACTGGGACTCGCTTAAGGAGGAACTCCGAGAACTCAGAAGAACCTACGGGAAGGTCGCGGTTCTGCTCGTAACGAGAAAGCCGAGCCTGATAAGGGCTTTCAAGGCCAGGAACCTCAGAGCTCTGCTCTACGTTCAGGGAGGTGACATGAGGGTCAACAGGATGGCCATCGAGGCAAAGGTTGACGCCCTGATAAGCCCCTGGCTCGGGAGGAAGGACTACGGCTTCGACCACACGCTGGCTGGAATGGCCGGCAGGAGGGGCGTCGCGATAGGGTTTTCCCTCTCACCGCTCTTGAGGGCGAACCCCTACGAGAGGGCCCTAACGCTCCGCTTCATGGCCAAGGTCTGGGAGCTCGTCAGGAAGTACCGCGTTCCGCGCTTCATCACGAGCTCCGCCGAAAGTAAATGGGAGGTTCGTTCTCCTAGGGACTTGATGAGCCTCGGGATAAACATCGGAATGGAGATTCCGGAGGCGAGGGCAAGCCTGAACTTCCACCCGAGGCGGATTCTCGGCAAACTCGAGTAG